The DNA region ACAGGTGAGCGCAAAAACAAAGAAGGAAGATTTTTCCGCAATGAAAGACCTTACGGAAGCTTCCAGAGAATTATTTCATTGAACGTTCCGGTTGAAAGAGACAGTGTAAAAGCAGATCTTACAAATGGAATACTTACTGTAACACTGCCTAAAACAGTTTCTTCAAAACCCAAAAAGATTAGTATTGATGTAGGATAAGGAGGTTTACTTATGACAAACGAAATCAAGAATAATGAAGAACAGCTTGAAAAGTTTCGTCCCGCTACCGACATCATTGAAAAAGAAGAAGGACTTTTCATCCTGATGGATATGCCGGGAGTCACTAAAGAGAATCTCAATATTGACCTTGACGAAAATTCACTGACAGTAAGCGGAAAGGCTTATTCTCCCAAGGAAGAAAATGAAAAGTTTATCGACAGAGAATTTGCAGACGGTGAATATGTAAGAAGT from Maridesulfovibrio bastinii DSM 16055 includes:
- a CDS encoding Hsp20/alpha crystallin family protein, whose product is MTNEIKNNEEQLEKFRPATDIIEKEEGLFILMDMPGVTKENLNIDLDENSLTVSGKAYSPKEENEKFIDREFADGEYVRSFTVADVVDRENIKASLKNGVLELFLPKVPEVQPKRIEITSA